Proteins encoded together in one Otariodibacter oris window:
- the mdh gene encoding malate dehydrogenase — MKVAVLGAAGGIGQALALLLKLQLPAGTNLALYDIAPVTPGVAADVSHIPTAVKVEGFGGEDPTPALQGADLVLISAGVARKPGMDRSDLFNINAGIVRNLIEKVAAVCPKACVGLITNPVNTTVAIAAEVLKKAGVYDKNKLFGVTTLDVLRSETFVSELKGKDVNKIKVPVVGGHSGVTILPLLSQAHEEDKIKFTDEEVEALTKRIQNAGTEVVQAKAGGGSATLSMAQAAARFARAVLKGLTGEEVVEYAYVEGDGKYARFFAQPVRFGRNGVEKILPIGDLSAYEQAAIEAMIPTLKADIELGEKFING; from the coding sequence ATGAAAGTTGCAGTATTAGGCGCAGCAGGCGGGATTGGTCAAGCATTAGCTCTTTTGCTAAAACTACAATTACCAGCAGGAACAAATCTTGCATTGTATGATATTGCTCCTGTTACTCCCGGCGTTGCGGCGGATGTGAGCCACATTCCAACTGCGGTGAAAGTTGAAGGTTTTGGTGGTGAAGATCCAACTCCTGCACTACAAGGTGCTGACTTAGTTTTAATCTCAGCTGGTGTAGCTCGTAAACCAGGTATGGATCGTTCTGATTTATTTAATATTAATGCCGGTATTGTTCGTAATTTAATTGAGAAAGTTGCAGCAGTTTGTCCAAAAGCGTGCGTAGGTCTTATTACAAACCCAGTCAATACTACTGTTGCGATTGCTGCAGAAGTATTAAAGAAAGCAGGTGTTTATGACAAAAATAAATTATTCGGTGTAACTACGCTTGATGTTCTTCGTTCAGAAACATTTGTATCAGAACTAAAAGGTAAAGATGTCAATAAAATTAAAGTGCCAGTTGTTGGCGGACACTCAGGTGTAACAATTCTTCCTCTACTTTCTCAAGCACATGAAGAAGATAAAATTAAATTTACAGATGAAGAAGTTGAAGCACTAACAAAACGTATTCAAAATGCAGGTACAGAAGTTGTTCAAGCTAAAGCGGGTGGTGGATCTGCAACTCTATCAATGGCGCAAGCAGCGGCTCGTTTTGCTCGTGCTGTATTAAAAGGCTTAACTGGTGAAGAAGTGGTTGAATACGCTTATGTTGAAGGCGATGGTAAATATGCTCGCTTCTTTGCACAACCAGTCCGTTTTGGACGTAATGGTGTTGAGAAAATATTACCAATTGGTGATTTAAGTGCTTATGAACAAGCTGCAATTGAGGCGATGATTCCTACATTGAAAGCAGATATTGAGTTAGGTGAAAAATTTATTAATGGGTAA
- the rimI gene encoding ribosomal protein S18-alanine N-acetyltransferase, with amino-acid sequence MIELITSTDFDRLFNIEQQAHITPWSKGTLLNNQGERYLNLKLSIDGKIIAFAICQTILDEATLFNIAVDPAYQGKGYGKQLLQGLIEKLNEKNIATIWLEVRESNQTAQHLYTTMGFNEVTVRKNYYPKPNGERENAIVMALYL; translated from the coding sequence GTGATCGAACTTATCACATCTACCGATTTTGACCGCTTATTTAACATTGAGCAACAAGCACATATTACCCCTTGGAGTAAAGGCACTTTACTGAATAACCAGGGCGAGCGTTATCTCAATTTAAAGTTATCTATTGATGGAAAAATTATTGCCTTTGCTATTTGCCAAACGATTTTAGATGAAGCGACTTTATTCAATATTGCAGTCGATCCCGCTTATCAAGGAAAAGGTTACGGCAAACAATTGCTACAAGGATTGATTGAAAAATTAAACGAGAAGAATATTGCTACGATTTGGCTTGAAGTTAGAGAGTCGAATCAAACCGCACAACACTTATACACCACAATGGGCTTTAATGAAGTGACCGTTCGCAAAAATTATTACCCAAAACCAAATGGCGAACGAGAAAATGCGATCGTGATGGCACTTTATCTTTAA
- a CDS encoding DNA polymerase III subunit psi: MNRRDLLLHEMNIPQWILTKPQVLKGDAQIRLEDHIKLVIVCDEDHQQTQRFQDILLALKISNEEYQWINFSQSMRLNFQHSPIFWIIQDKSNHELFAKKYADLTAWYQTDWNDLSLPPQKRQFWQQIESFCPNLEENS; encoded by the coding sequence ATGAATCGACGTGATTTACTATTACATGAAATGAATATCCCCCAATGGATATTAACAAAACCACAGGTTTTGAAAGGGGATGCTCAAATTCGCTTAGAAGATCACATCAAACTCGTTATTGTCTGTGATGAAGATCATCAACAAACTCAACGATTCCAAGATATTTTACTAGCCTTAAAAATTAGTAATGAAGAATATCAATGGATCAATTTTTCACAATCTATGAGGCTCAACTTCCAGCACAGCCCTATTTTTTGGATAATTCAAGATAAATCAAATCATGAATTATTTGCAAAAAAATATGCAGATCTGACCGCTTGGTATCAAACGGATTGGAATGATCTTTCACTTCCCCCACAAAAACGACAATTTTGGCAACAAATTGAATCCTTTTGCCCTAATTTAGAGGAAAATTCGTGA
- the mdh gene encoding malate dehydrogenase: MKVTILGASGGVGQALSLLLKVRLPIGSHLSLYDIAPSMLGVARDLSHIPTEVKVTGFTGEDPTKALEGANLVLITASAAFTPTSDRSELFTYNASIIKSLVEKIAVTCPTACIGMISNPVNSTVAIAAEVLKKAGVYDKRKLFGVTTLDILRAETFVADLKSKDVSKVKVPVIGGHSGITILPLFSQAYEQVKLQFTDEEIEKLTKSVQDAGVEVVKDKAGTGSATLSMGEAGTRFALAVLKGLASEDIVEYAYVEGDGEYTRFFAQAVSLGRNGIEKVLPLGELSASEKIAFESLIPLLKAEIEVGEKYING; encoded by the coding sequence ATGAAGGTCACAATATTAGGTGCATCAGGTGGTGTAGGTCAAGCATTGTCGTTGTTACTTAAAGTGCGACTGCCAATAGGATCTCACCTTTCACTATATGATATAGCCCCATCAATGTTAGGCGTTGCAAGAGATTTAAGCCATATTCCAACAGAAGTTAAAGTAACTGGTTTTACAGGAGAGGATCCGACAAAAGCTTTGGAAGGGGCTAATTTAGTCTTAATTACAGCAAGTGCTGCTTTTACTCCAACTTCAGATCGTTCAGAATTGTTTACTTATAATGCGAGTATTATTAAAAGTTTGGTTGAAAAAATTGCAGTAACATGCCCAACAGCTTGTATTGGAATGATCTCAAATCCTGTTAATTCAACAGTTGCTATTGCTGCTGAGGTATTAAAAAAAGCAGGAGTGTATGATAAGCGTAAATTATTTGGTGTAACAACATTGGATATTTTACGGGCAGAAACCTTTGTGGCAGATCTTAAATCAAAAGATGTGAGTAAAGTTAAGGTCCCGGTTATTGGTGGTCATTCAGGTATTACTATTCTTCCATTATTTTCTCAAGCTTATGAACAAGTAAAATTACAATTTACCGATGAGGAAATTGAGAAATTGACCAAAAGTGTACAAGACGCTGGTGTTGAAGTAGTTAAAGATAAAGCAGGTACTGGGTCTGCTACATTATCAATGGGGGAGGCAGGCACACGTTTTGCTTTGGCTGTATTGAAAGGATTAGCTAGTGAAGATATAGTTGAATATGCTTATGTTGAGGGCGATGGAGAATATACTCGATTTTTTGCACAAGCAGTGAGTTTAGGTCGTAATGGTATTGAAAAAGTATTACCTTTAGGTGAGCTGAGTGCTAGTGAAAAAATAGCGTTCGAATCTCTGATTCCATTATTAAAAGCAGAGATTGAAGTGGGTGAGAAATATATCAATGGATAA
- a CDS encoding VirK/YbjX family protein produces the protein MESEFLFPIYKELYADEKRALKRIRLFFRYHFYSLWCSTERKQFESYLNHNPLWIPVFTDVPYRCNAVLQKFCDNSFTKAQRVKAIIDSLAMTKNKFGIAFSSKLVQQKTILLAQLTEDLSLYLNLNKIDPFEGFFSLNIRDTNGKSVYDASFSFLSPNLLLIASIQGPNGENAKELVKKATKNLHGFRPHALLVNAFKMLAKVFDCELVGIAHKHQAKYRRNDHSRLLFNYDHFWQEHEGILNERGYWVLPLEIKRKPLEEIETKKRSLHRKRYQMFDHLQESIEQMFGQN, from the coding sequence ATGGAGTCGGAGTTTTTATTTCCAATTTATAAAGAATTATATGCAGATGAAAAAAGAGCATTAAAAAGAATTCGTTTATTTTTTCGCTATCATTTTTATAGCCTGTGGTGTTCAACTGAACGTAAACAATTTGAATCATATCTAAATCATAATCCATTATGGATACCTGTTTTTACTGATGTTCCTTATCGATGTAATGCGGTGCTACAAAAGTTTTGTGATAATAGTTTTACTAAGGCACAACGTGTTAAGGCAATTATTGATAGCCTTGCGATGACAAAGAATAAATTTGGCATAGCCTTTTCTAGTAAATTAGTTCAGCAAAAAACGATATTGCTCGCACAATTAACGGAAGATTTAAGCCTGTATTTGAATCTCAATAAGATTGATCCTTTTGAAGGATTTTTTTCTTTAAATATTAGAGATACAAATGGTAAGAGTGTTTATGATGCCTCATTTTCATTTTTATCTCCTAATTTATTATTGATTGCATCTATTCAGGGACCTAATGGTGAAAATGCTAAAGAATTAGTAAAGAAGGCGACTAAAAATTTACATGGTTTTAGACCTCATGCGCTGTTAGTGAATGCGTTTAAAATGTTGGCTAAAGTTTTCGATTGTGAATTGGTGGGTATTGCACATAAACATCAAGCGAAATACCGTAGAAATGATCATTCCAGATTACTATTTAACTATGATCATTTTTGGCAAGAGCATGAAGGGATACTCAACGAACGTGGTTATTGGGTATTGCCATTAGAAATTAAACGTAAGCCATTAGAAGAGATTGAAACCAAAAAACGATCGTTACACCGCAAACGCTATCAGATGTTTGATCATTTGCAAGAGAGCATTGAGCAGATGTTTGGTCAAAACTAA
- the argR gene encoding transcriptional regulator ArgR, giving the protein MEKKLDKDESLTEAFKSLLHQEKFGSQSEIVTALQELGFEHVNQSKISRMLTKFGAVRTRNAKMEMVYQLPNEPAIPTTSSPLKNLVVDIDHNDNLIVVRTIPGAAQLIALLLDSMGKSEGILGTIAGDDTIFITPTRQTAMDQLIENITELFENSL; this is encoded by the coding sequence ATGGAAAAAAAACTAGACAAAGATGAATCACTAACAGAAGCTTTCAAGTCTTTGTTACACCAAGAAAAATTTGGTTCTCAAAGTGAAATTGTGACAGCGTTACAAGAACTTGGTTTTGAACATGTAAATCAATCCAAAATATCCCGCATGCTCACAAAATTTGGTGCGGTAAGGACGCGTAATGCAAAAATGGAAATGGTTTATCAATTACCCAATGAACCTGCTATTCCAACCACATCAAGCCCACTAAAAAATCTTGTTGTTGATATTGATCATAACGATAACCTCATTGTTGTCCGAACCATTCCCGGTGCGGCACAACTGATTGCGCTTTTATTAGATTCAATGGGAAAATCAGAAGGTATTCTTGGTACCATTGCAGGTGATGATACTATTTTTATTACCCCAACACGCCAAACAGCAATGGATCAACTTATTGAAAATATCACAGAACTCTTTGAAAACAGCTTATAA
- a CDS encoding TIGR01777 family oxidoreductase, whose protein sequence is MNILITGGTGFIGKELCQKLIDQNHTLSILSRSPHQNTQAVTYYQTLANFDNLNGFDAIINLAGEPIFDKKWTTKQKDILRASRINITQQLVDLIKNSNHPPHTFISGSATGFYGDLPKQNNAKYYDELTACGDQFAAQLCADWENTALKANSDKTRVCLIRTGIVLNKEGGALKRMLPLYKLGLGGKIGNGSQYWSWISLEDHVNAILFLLNNPNSKGAYNFVSPEPITHAEFNRILSQVVKRPAFFHAPEIMLKMILGERSQLLLDNQPLVPQKLLNEGFTFQDNKLTPSLFL, encoded by the coding sequence ATGAACATTCTAATCACTGGGGGAACTGGCTTTATCGGTAAAGAGCTTTGCCAAAAACTCATCGATCAAAATCATACATTAAGTATTTTAAGTCGCTCCCCTCATCAAAATACACAAGCGGTCACTTATTATCAAACTTTAGCAAATTTTGATAATTTGAATGGATTTGATGCGATTATTAATTTAGCTGGCGAGCCGATTTTTGATAAAAAATGGACCACCAAACAAAAAGACATTTTACGAGCTAGCCGAATCAATATTACGCAACAATTAGTTGATCTCATAAAAAATAGCAATCATCCACCACACACTTTTATATCGGGTTCAGCCACTGGTTTTTATGGCGATCTTCCTAAACAAAATAATGCAAAATATTATGATGAACTGACCGCTTGTGGCGATCAATTTGCGGCTCAATTATGTGCAGATTGGGAAAATACCGCCCTTAAAGCGAACTCTGACAAAACACGAGTTTGTCTCATTCGAACGGGAATTGTCTTAAATAAAGAAGGCGGTGCATTAAAACGAATGTTACCGCTTTATAAATTAGGACTCGGTGGAAAAATAGGAAATGGCTCACAATATTGGTCTTGGATTTCTCTTGAAGACCATGTTAATGCAATATTATTTTTACTGAATAATCCAAACTCAAAAGGCGCTTACAACTTTGTTTCTCCAGAACCCATCACTCATGCTGAATTTAATCGGATCTTATCTCAAGTGGTAAAACGTCCTGCATTTTTTCATGCTCCCGAAATTATGTTAAAAATGATACTTGGAGAACGTTCACAATTATTATTAGATAACCAACCGCTTGTTCCGCAAAAATTATTGAATGAAGGATTTACTTTCCAAGATAACAAACTCACACCAAGTTTGTTTCTCTAA
- the pth gene encoding aminoacyl-tRNA hydrolase, translating into MSQIKLIVGLANPGAKYEETRHNAGEWLINEIARQYSVSLKEESKYFGKVAKINPAQGEVRLLVPTTFMNLSGKAVGALANFYRIKPEEILVAHDELDLPPGVVKIKQGGGHGGHNGLKDIIASLGNDKNFYRVRIGIGHPGHKDLVASYVLGKPSPTDKPLIDAAVDEAGRCMDLLFKEGIVKATNRLNAFKA; encoded by the coding sequence GTGTCACAAATTAAGTTGATTGTTGGATTAGCCAATCCAGGTGCCAAGTATGAGGAAACGCGTCACAATGCAGGGGAGTGGTTAATTAATGAAATCGCTCGCCAATATAGCGTTTCATTGAAAGAAGAATCAAAATACTTTGGTAAGGTTGCTAAAATTAATCCTGCACAGGGTGAAGTGCGTTTACTCGTGCCAACGACTTTTATGAATTTAAGTGGTAAAGCGGTTGGTGCGTTAGCAAATTTTTATCGCATAAAGCCTGAAGAAATTTTAGTCGCACACGATGAATTAGATTTACCTCCAGGTGTGGTGAAAATCAAACAAGGTGGTGGCCATGGCGGACATAATGGCTTAAAAGACATTATTGCAAGCCTAGGGAATGACAAGAATTTTTATCGTGTCCGAATTGGTATTGGTCACCCAGGACATAAAGATCTAGTAGCAAGCTACGTGTTAGGAAAACCCTCGCCAACAGATAAGCCATTGATTGATGCTGCCGTTGATGAAGCGGGGCGTTGTATGGATCTTTTATTTAAAGAAGGCATTGTCAAAGCAACGAATCGTTTGAACGCATTCAAGGCATAG
- the srmB gene encoding ATP-dependent RNA helicase SrmB: MNTIETFEELDLSPELLKALTKKGYKRPTAIQQEIIPPALDGRDVLGSAPTGTGKTAAFLLPAIQHLLDYPRRKPGPPRVLVLTPTRELAMQVAEQAEILSEFTNLNIATITGGVAYQNHGEVFNTNQDLVVATPGRLLQYIKEENFDCRSVEILIFDEADRMLQMGFGQDAERIAAETRWRKYTWLFSATLEGELLTDFAQRILDNPIEIDAEPSRRERKKIQQWYYHADNVEHKTKLLARLITNFGIDRGIVFVRRRDDVRELSDTLRKRGIRSTYLEGEMAQTQRTQAITRLKEGVVNVLVATDVAARGIDIEDVDFVINFDLPYSADTYLHRIGRTARAGKKGSAVSLVEAHDYKLLGKIQRYTDEVLKPRTIEGLEPRTKAPKDGELNTTTKKEKARIKKKKEAKKEATKKKVKVRHKDTKNIGKRRKPSSANVENKED; the protein is encoded by the coding sequence ATGAACACCATTGAAACATTTGAAGAGCTTGATTTAAGCCCTGAATTATTAAAAGCCTTGACTAAAAAAGGTTACAAACGCCCAACGGCAATCCAACAAGAAATTATTCCACCCGCATTAGACGGACGTGATGTCCTTGGCTCAGCCCCAACGGGTACAGGTAAAACTGCGGCATTTTTATTACCTGCCATTCAACATTTACTGGATTATCCACGCCGTAAACCCGGTCCACCACGCGTTTTAGTCCTCACCCCTACTCGTGAACTAGCCATGCAGGTTGCGGAACAAGCAGAAATTTTAAGTGAATTCACTAATCTGAATATTGCTACCATCACAGGTGGTGTCGCTTACCAAAATCATGGGGAAGTATTTAATACAAACCAAGATTTAGTCGTTGCAACACCGGGGCGATTATTACAATACATTAAAGAAGAAAATTTCGATTGTCGTTCAGTTGAAATCCTTATTTTTGATGAAGCAGACAGAATGTTACAAATGGGATTTGGACAAGATGCAGAACGCATTGCGGCTGAAACTCGTTGGAGAAAATATACTTGGTTATTTTCTGCCACTCTTGAGGGCGAACTGCTTACTGATTTTGCACAGCGTATTTTAGACAATCCAATCGAAATTGATGCCGAACCAAGCCGTCGTGAACGCAAAAAGATTCAGCAATGGTATTACCATGCAGATAATGTTGAGCATAAAACAAAACTCTTAGCCCGTTTAATTACCAATTTTGGAATAGACCGAGGCATCGTGTTTGTCCGTCGTCGAGATGATGTTCGAGAATTAAGTGATACGTTACGTAAAAGAGGCATCCGCTCTACTTATCTTGAAGGGGAAATGGCACAAACTCAACGTACTCAAGCGATTACTCGTCTAAAAGAAGGCGTAGTAAATGTGTTAGTTGCCACCGATGTTGCCGCACGAGGTATTGATATTGAAGATGTCGATTTTGTGATTAACTTCGATCTGCCATACAGTGCTGATACCTATCTTCATCGTATCGGACGTACTGCCCGTGCAGGTAAAAAAGGATCAGCTGTTTCTTTAGTCGAGGCTCACGATTACAAATTGTTAGGTAAAATTCAACGCTACACCGATGAAGTACTTAAGCCAAGAACAATCGAAGGCTTAGAACCAAGAACAAAAGCCCCAAAAGATGGCGAGCTAAACACGACGACGAAAAAAGAAAAAGCACGAATCAAGAAAAAGAAAGAGGCGAAAAAAGAGGCGACAAAGAAAAAAGTCAAAGTCCGCCATAAAGATACCAAAAATATCGGCAAACGTAGAAAGCCAAGTTCTGCTAATGTAGAGAACAAAGAAGATTAG
- the rsmC gene encoding 16S rRNA (guanine(1207)-N(2))-methyltransferase RsmC has translation MLSPESEVLERHLALFEKKNILLFGYIKDHFAEEIRKQSQNVTVFSSYFDYVNQYDKAKFGLLCEDSADLAVFYWTKNKQECQFQLLQWLSNAPIGQEMLIIGENRSGVRSVEKMLEPFGDIAKIDSARRCGLYHFSLQTQPDFNYNSFWKSYRLQSLNVFALPAVFSSAELDSGSQLLLSTFDKADRLKGKVLDLGCGAGVIGGFLKQQFPKIKLTMSDVHAMAIESSKRTLAENELEGHVIASDVFSHIPERFDLIVSNPPFHDGVDTAYRAVESLILQAKQHLSKGGELRIVANAFLPYPDLLDHAFGSHTLLAKSNKFKVYSAKV, from the coding sequence ATGTTATCACCAGAGAGTGAAGTATTAGAACGCCATTTAGCGTTATTTGAAAAGAAAAATATCTTGCTATTTGGCTATATTAAAGATCATTTTGCGGAAGAAATTCGTAAGCAAAGTCAAAATGTTACCGTGTTTAGTAGCTATTTTGATTATGTAAATCAGTATGATAAAGCTAAATTTGGGTTGCTTTGTGAGGATTCTGCTGATTTAGCAGTTTTCTATTGGACGAAGAACAAACAAGAGTGTCAATTTCAACTGTTACAATGGTTATCTAATGCACCGATTGGGCAAGAAATGCTGATTATTGGTGAAAATCGTTCTGGTGTTCGCTCTGTTGAAAAAATGCTTGAGCCATTTGGTGATATTGCCAAAATTGATTCCGCTCGCCGTTGCGGACTGTATCATTTTTCTTTACAGACTCAACCTGATTTTAATTACAATTCTTTTTGGAAATCTTACCGCTTGCAATCACTTAATGTGTTTGCTTTACCTGCGGTATTTAGTTCGGCAGAGTTAGATAGTGGCTCGCAATTATTGCTTTCTACTTTTGATAAAGCGGATCGGTTAAAAGGTAAAGTGTTAGATTTAGGCTGTGGTGCGGGAGTGATTGGTGGATTCTTAAAACAACAGTTTCCAAAAATTAAACTGACAATGTCTGATGTACACGCAATGGCAATAGAATCAAGCAAACGTACATTAGCAGAAAATGAATTAGAAGGTCATGTCATAGCGAGTGATGTGTTTTCACATATTCCAGAGCGATTTGATTTGATTGTCTCTAATCCGCCATTTCATGATGGGGTCGATACCGCATATCGAGCAGTTGAATCTTTAATTCTTCAAGCCAAACAGCATCTGAGTAAAGGTGGTGAGTTGCGTATTGTCGCTAATGCTTTCTTACCTTATCCAGATTTACTCGATCACGCTTTCGGTTCACACACTTTGTTAGCTAAATCGAATAAATTTAAGGTGTATTCAGCAAAAGTTTAA
- a CDS encoding class I SAM-dependent methyltransferase: MNKLSSNDKKPLHIENPIAETLLIPLYMKAKLTNQNSIIIKDSSAVDLVSKLNYNFDKFSAADMSLIGCGLRADYFDQYAIQKIEQSIQQNYHLVIISIGCGLDNRYQRIVEQTNIDKTYFDNIHFYEIDLPEVIELRSKLIPEKYNQHYIAGSMFEDKWLIDILNTLKLNTTNNNLPINVNFCFLIEGVLMYFQSEQVKSFFAMLADTLTHANKTSKDSYHIADIDIMFDATGVLATKFSKKHDAVRHMNAEFKWGMSNNEQLTIWDKRYKLQSSKYIMDIKPHLWSIKAKLIRLIPKFRKFSKILNYSIEIN; this comes from the coding sequence ATGAATAAACTATCATCTAATGACAAAAAACCTTTACATATTGAAAATCCTATCGCTGAAACCTTATTAATTCCTCTATACATGAAAGCGAAATTAACTAATCAAAATAGCATTATAATCAAGGACAGCAGTGCCGTTGATTTAGTATCTAAGCTAAACTACAATTTTGATAAATTTTCTGCGGCAGACATGAGTTTGATTGGATGCGGTTTACGAGCTGACTATTTTGACCAATATGCAATTCAGAAAATTGAGCAATCTATTCAACAAAATTACCATTTAGTTATTATTTCTATTGGCTGTGGGTTAGATAATAGATATCAACGTATTGTAGAACAAACCAATATCGATAAAACCTATTTTGATAATATCCATTTTTATGAAATCGATTTACCTGAGGTCATTGAATTACGCTCAAAATTAATACCTGAAAAGTATAACCAACATTATATCGCTGGCTCAATGTTTGAAGATAAATGGCTGATTGATATCCTTAACACTCTAAAGCTTAATACAACAAATAATAATCTGCCCATTAATGTAAATTTCTGCTTTTTAATTGAAGGGGTTTTAATGTATTTTCAGTCCGAACAAGTGAAATCATTTTTTGCTATGCTTGCTGATACCTTAACCCACGCAAATAAAACATCCAAAGACTCATATCATATTGCTGATATAGATATCATGTTTGATGCAACAGGCGTATTGGCCACTAAATTCTCAAAAAAACATGATGCAGTTCGACACATGAATGCTGAATTTAAATGGGGAATGTCAAATAATGAACAACTTACTATTTGGGATAAACGTTATAAGTTACAGTCCTCAAAATATATTATGGATATCAAGCCACATCTATGGTCAATCAAAGCCAAATTAATAAGATTGATACCTAAATTCCGTAAATTCTCTAAAATCCTTAATTATTCAATAGAAATTAACTAA
- the ychF gene encoding redox-regulated ATPase YchF — protein sequence MGFKCGIVGLPNVGKSTLFNALTKAGIEAANYPFCTIEPNTGVVPMPDPRLDALAEIVNPERVLPTTMEFVDIAGLVAGASKGEGLGNKFLANIRETDAIGHVVRCFENDDIVHVAGKIDPLDDIETINTELALADLDSCERAIQRLQKRAKGGDKDAKYELSIMEKILPVLENAGMIRTVDLDKDELHAIKGYNFLTLKPTMYIANVNEDGFENNPYLDKVREFAEKEGSVVVPVCAAIEAEIAELDDDEKTEFLQDLGIEEPGLNRVIRAGYALLNLQTYFTAGVKEVRAWTVAVGATAPKAAAVIHTDFEKGFIRAEVIAYEDFIQYKGENGAKEAGKWRLEGKEYIVKDGDVMHFRFNV from the coding sequence ATGGGATTTAAATGTGGTATCGTGGGTTTACCCAATGTAGGTAAATCAACGCTTTTTAATGCATTAACAAAAGCAGGTATTGAGGCGGCAAACTATCCGTTTTGTACAATTGAGCCGAATACTGGTGTCGTACCAATGCCAGATCCTCGCTTAGATGCATTAGCTGAAATTGTGAATCCAGAACGTGTATTACCTACTACAATGGAATTCGTGGATATTGCAGGTTTAGTGGCGGGTGCAAGTAAAGGCGAAGGATTAGGCAATAAATTCTTAGCAAATATTCGTGAAACGGATGCAATTGGGCATGTTGTTCGTTGTTTTGAAAATGATGATATTGTGCACGTTGCAGGAAAAATTGATCCCCTTGATGATATTGAAACTATCAATACAGAGCTTGCTTTAGCTGATTTAGATAGCTGTGAGCGCGCTATTCAACGTTTACAAAAACGTGCAAAAGGCGGCGATAAAGATGCAAAATATGAATTATCGATCATGGAAAAAATCCTACCTGTACTCGAAAATGCAGGCATGATCCGTACCGTTGATTTAGATAAAGATGAATTACACGCGATTAAAGGTTATAACTTCTTAACCTTAAAGCCAACAATGTACATTGCTAATGTCAATGAAGATGGTTTTGAAAATAATCCATATTTAGATAAAGTCCGTGAGTTTGCAGAAAAAGAAGGTTCTGTAGTTGTGCCAGTGTGCGCAGCGATTGAAGCTGAAATTGCTGAATTAGACGATGATGAAAAAACAGAATTTTTACAAGATTTAGGCATTGAAGAACCGGGTTTAAATCGTGTAATTCGTGCAGGATATGCTTTATTAAATTTACAAACTTACTTCACTGCCGGTGTAAAAGAAGTAAGAGCTTGGACAGTAGCCGTTGGCGCAACTGCACCGAAAGCCGCTGCAGTGATTCACACTGATTTTGAAAAAGGATTTATCCGTGCAGAAGTGATTGCCTATGAAGACTTTATTCAATATAAAGGTGAGAATGGTGCAAAAGAAGCGGGTAAATGGCGTTTAGAAGGAAAAGAGTATATCGTTAAAGATGGCGATGTCATGCATTTCCGCTTTAATGTATAG